One Neovison vison isolate M4711 chromosome 2, ASM_NN_V1, whole genome shotgun sequence genomic window carries:
- the ACADSB gene encoding short/branched chain specific acyl-CoA dehydrogenase, mitochondrial, translating to MERAAARLLRGSALLRRNFPTCLSSWKTPPHVLKSSQSEALLSTINPGLFCAPLQMFTDEEMMIKDAVKKFAQERVAPLVSTMDENSKMDISIIQGLFQQGLMGIEVETKYGGTGASFFSSILAIEELAKVDASVALVCDIQNTVINNLIRKYGTEEQKATYLTKLATEQVGSICLSEAGAGSDLFALKTRADKKGNYYVINGSKMWISNSEYAGIFLVMANVNPDVGYKGITCFLVDRDTEGLHIGKAENKMGIRASSTCPLTFENVKVPEANILGQIGQGYKYAIGSLNEGRIGIAAQMLGLAQGCFDYTIPYMKERMQFGKRIFDFQGLQHQVAHVATQLEAARLLTYNTARLLEAGKPFIKEASMAKYYASEVAGLTTSKCIEWMGGVGYTKDYPVEKYFRDAKVGTIYEGASNIQLNTIAKHIGAEY from the exons CTAAGAAGAAACTTCCCAACTTGCCTGTCTTCTTGGAAAACTCCACCCCATGTCCTAAAGTCTTCCCAGTCAGAAGCTCTCCTCAGTACAATAAACCCTGGGCTGTTCTGTGCTCCCCTGCAgatgtttacagatgaggagatgaTGATAAAGGATGCTG TTAAAAAATTTGCCCAGGAACGGGTTGCTCCTCTGGTTTCAACCATGGATGAGAATTCAAAAATGGACATATCGATAATACAAGGACTGTTTCAACAGGGG ctgATGGGTATTGAAGTTGAAACAAAATATGGAGGAACAGgagcttcctttttttcctctatccTAGCGATAGAGGAATTAGCCAAAGTCGATGCATCTGTGGCCTTGGTATGTGACATCCAGAACACAGTAATTAACAATCTGATTAGAAAATATGGAACAGAAGAACAAAAGGCTACCTATTTGACCAAGCTTGCGACAGAACAA GTTGGAAGTATCTGTCTTTCAGAGGCTGGAGCCGGTAGTGATTTATTTGCTTTGAAGACCAGAGCTGATAAAAAGGGAAACTATTACGTCATCAATGGGTCAAAGATGTGGATCAGCAATTCTGAATACGCAGGGATCTTCCTGGTGATGGCAAATGTAAACCCTGACGTT GGATATAAAGGAATTACCTGCTTCTTAGTAGATCGGGACACTGAAGGCCTTCACATagggaaagcagaaaacaaaatgggGATTAGAGCTTCTTCCACGTGCCCATTAACATTTGAAAACGTCAAG GTTCCAGAAGCCAATATCCTGGGACAAATTGGACAGGGCTATAAGTATGCCATAGGGAGTCTTAATGAAGGCAGAATAGGAATTGCTGCACAG atGCTGGGACTGGCTCAAGGGTGCTTTGACTACACTATTCCCTACATGAAAGAAAGGATGCAGTTTGGCAAAAGGATATTTGATTTTCAG GGGCTCCAACACCAAGTGGCTCACGTTGCCACCCAGCTGGAAGCTGCGAGATTGCTGACGTACAACACTGCCAGGCTTTTAGAAGCTGGAAAGCCATTCATAAAAGAAGCATCGATGGCCAAATACTATGCATCAGAG GTGGCGGGCCTCACAACCAGTAAGTGTATCGAGTGGATGGGAGGAGTCGGCTACACCAAAGATTACCCTGTGGAAAAATACTTCCGAGATGCGAAAGTCG GcacaatatatgaaggagcttcAAATATCCAGCTGAACACCATCGCAAAGCACATCGGTGCAGAATACTGA